A part of Neodiprion pinetum isolate iyNeoPine1 chromosome 4, iyNeoPine1.2, whole genome shotgun sequence genomic DNA contains:
- the LOC124217371 gene encoding probable maleylacetoacetate isomerase 2, with the protein MSVMGKPILYSYWRSSCSWRVRIALNLKEIPYEIKPVSLVKGGGEQHCNEFREVNPMEQVPALHIDNHTLIESLNILQYLEETRPHRPLMPADPVKRARVREICDVIATGIQPLQNLVVLIYVGEERKKEWAQHWITRGFTAVEKLLSSSAGKYCVGDDITLADCCLVPQIFSARRFHVDLRPFPTILRVDRHLENHPAFTAAHPNNQPDCPPEATK; encoded by the exons ATGTCCGTGATGGGAAAG CCGATACTTTACTCTTATTGGAGGAGTTCCTGTTCCTGGAGAGTTAGAATTG CTCTTAACCTAAAGGAGATACCGTATGAAATAAAACCAGTAAGTCTTGTTAAGGGTGGTGGAGAACAACACTGCAATGAATTTCGTGAGGTTAATCCTATGGAACAGGTTCCTGCGCTGCATATTGACAATCACACATTGATCGAGTCT TTGAATATTCTTCAGTACCTTGAAGAAACAAGGCCACATCGGCCACTGATGCCAGCAGATCCGGTTAAAAGAGCCAGAGTCAGAGAAATATGTGATGTCATTGCTACTGGCATTCAACCGCTTCAAAATTTAGTGGTATTAATCTATGTAGGTGAAGAACGTAAAAAGGAGTGGGCGCAACATTGGATCACTCGTGGTTTTACAG CTGTGGAAAAACTGCTTTCTTCGAGTGCAGGTAAATATTGTGTCGGTGATGATATAACACTGGCAGATTGCTGCCTGGTTCCTCAAATATTTAGCGCCAGGAGGTTTCATGTCGACTTGAGGCCGTTTCCTACTATCCTGAGGGTTGATCGCCACTTGGAAAATCATCCAGCATTCACTGCTGCTCATCCCAATAACCAGCCCGATTGTCCACCAGAAGCAACTAAGTAG